A part of Limihaloglobus sulfuriphilus genomic DNA contains:
- a CDS encoding TatD family hydrolase, whose product MFKTNEINYIDCHMHLQLPEFDGCRDEIVSMAAENGVTHMLCNSTGPLDWETVYNYSLKYDTVVPCFGFHPWSTSSHLEDWQNKLRQYLTMTASGVGEIGLDRWKKPFDADVQQYLLDTQLKLAAELERPVFIHCIKAWGRLVNIIKSQKKLPPFIVIHAYNGSLELTRQLLDIGCVFSFAGNCLSPKKLKARRLIRFIPSDKFYIETDSPELIPPAEYLSRKVLRKNGLPRNEPCNLPAILAGIAEIRGICAEKLKAQIAKNASELLKAMKNNLAETSKHSL is encoded by the coding sequence ATGTTTAAAACAAATGAAATAAACTACATCGACTGTCACATGCACTTGCAGCTTCCAGAGTTTGACGGCTGCCGCGATGAGATTGTATCTATGGCGGCTGAAAACGGCGTTACACACATGCTGTGCAACTCAACCGGTCCGTTAGACTGGGAAACCGTGTATAACTATTCGCTGAAGTATGACACGGTAGTTCCATGTTTCGGCTTCCATCCGTGGTCCACAAGTTCACACCTCGAAGACTGGCAGAATAAACTACGCCAATACCTCACAATGACCGCTTCCGGTGTCGGAGAGATAGGTCTTGACAGGTGGAAAAAACCATTTGACGCGGACGTTCAGCAATATCTTCTAGACACACAGCTAAAACTGGCGGCGGAGCTTGAACGGCCGGTTTTCATTCACTGCATAAAGGCGTGGGGCCGGCTTGTTAATATCATTAAATCACAAAAGAAGTTACCGCCGTTTATTGTAATCCATGCCTATAACGGATCTTTAGAGCTAACCCGACAGCTTCTGGATATTGGATGCGTTTTTTCATTCGCGGGCAATTGCCTTTCTCCGAAAAAATTAAAAGCCCGCCGGCTGATACGATTTATCCCATCTGACAAATTTTATATAGAAACAGATTCACCGGAGCTAATCCCCCCTGCCGAATATCTTAGCCGCAAAGTCCTGCGTAAAAACGGACTTCCAAGAAATGAACCCTGTAATCTGCCGGCTATTTTAGCCGGTATTGCAGAGATAAGAGGAATATGTGCAGAAAAATTAAAGGCACAGATCGCAAAAAACGCTTCTGAGCTCCTTAAAGCAATGAAAAACAATCTTGCCGAGACATCTAAACACTCTCTTTGA
- a CDS encoding formate/nitrite transporter family protein has translation MEEQNSKENARAAHTTLATGKYDPKLSLKELSSAISKLGIKKANTRTWQLLLLGVLAGLYISLGSQLFIAALAQGHSKVVGGALFSLGLVFVLIAGAELFTGNIIMLVGTLTHLFAVKKLIRNWIGVYAGNFIGSVLTAVLIWQSGLMGNSAQLTQAGEIAVKIAEAKISLPFMECLIRGFFCNMLVILAIIMATMSRDIISKIVCCIFPIMAFVACGFEHCVANMYLIPIGLLAKGTPILEQGIMFKNILPVTIGNILGGIFILMIHPNRIRQFKFLITEFKQRHKSNSSS, from the coding sequence ATGGAAGAGCAAAACTCAAAAGAAAACGCACGAGCAGCACACACGACTTTGGCTACCGGCAAATACGACCCGAAACTATCACTCAAAGAGCTTTCATCAGCTATATCCAAACTTGGTATTAAAAAGGCTAACACACGTACCTGGCAGCTTCTGCTTCTGGGAGTTCTTGCAGGCCTTTATATAAGTCTGGGCAGCCAGCTCTTTATCGCGGCACTCGCCCAGGGACACAGCAAGGTTGTTGGAGGTGCTTTATTTAGCTTAGGGTTGGTATTTGTACTTATAGCCGGCGCAGAGCTGTTTACCGGCAATATAATCATGCTGGTCGGGACACTGACGCATCTGTTTGCCGTAAAAAAACTTATCAGAAACTGGATAGGTGTTTACGCCGGCAACTTCATAGGCTCTGTCTTAACAGCTGTTTTGATATGGCAGTCCGGTTTGATGGGTAATTCTGCCCAACTTACCCAGGCAGGTGAAATAGCCGTAAAGATAGCTGAAGCCAAAATCAGTCTGCCCTTCATGGAATGCCTGATTCGAGGTTTTTTCTGTAATATGCTGGTAATTCTTGCGATAATAATGGCTACCATGTCTCGTGATATTATCTCAAAAATCGTCTGCTGCATATTCCCGATCATGGCATTTGTCGCCTGCGGATTTGAACACTGTGTGGCAAATATGTACCTGATACCAATAGGTCTGCTGGCAAAAGGTACTCCGATACTTGAACAGGGGATAATGTTCAAAAATATTCTTCCGGTTACAATAGGCAATATTCTGGGTGGTATCTTTATACTTATGATACACCCGAACAGAATCCGACAGTTCAAATTCTTAATAACAGAATTCAAACAGAGACATAAATCTAATTCAAGTTCTTGA
- the lipB gene encoding lipoyl(octanoyl) transferase LipB, protein MQKDGSSVLSIRDLGITDYGKALELQKTMLSRRILGEIPNTVMITEHNPVITLGARESENKLVAAPERIEEAGISIYPVRRGGGTTAHNPGQLVIYPIIDLRSIKLGINEYIRALEQTGIELLETMGIHAGRKKGFPGIWTNSGKIASIGVKVSQGTTYHGMAINICNDLSIFEMIIPCGIDNVKMVSAQSLGSDAAIETAKNAISKILKRTFL, encoded by the coding sequence ATGCAAAAAGACGGCTCATCAGTATTATCCATAAGAGATCTTGGCATAACAGATTATGGAAAAGCACTTGAGCTTCAGAAAACAATGCTTTCGCGCAGGATTTTAGGTGAAATACCCAACACCGTTATGATAACTGAACATAATCCGGTTATAACGCTTGGTGCCCGTGAATCTGAAAATAAACTTGTTGCAGCCCCTGAACGGATAGAAGAAGCCGGAATAAGTATTTACCCTGTGAGGCGAGGCGGTGGAACGACGGCACACAATCCCGGCCAGCTTGTGATTTATCCGATTATAGATCTCAGGAGTATCAAACTTGGAATAAATGAATATATCAGGGCCCTTGAGCAGACAGGCATAGAACTTCTTGAAACTATGGGCATTCATGCCGGCAGAAAAAAAGGGTTCCCCGGAATATGGACTAACAGCGGTAAAATTGCTTCGATAGGCGTAAAGGTGTCTCAGGGAACAACTTACCATGGGATGGCCATAAATATTTGCAACGATCTAAGCATTTTTGAAATGATAATCCCATGCGGGATAGATAATGTAAAAATGGTCTCAGCTCAAAGCCTGGGCTCTGATGCAGCAATTGAAACTGCAAAAAATGCAATAAGCAAAATATTAAAAAGAACATTCTTGTAA
- a CDS encoding polysaccharide biosynthesis protein has translation MIRKKRARKRDKILKTFEAMVIKYRTLFIIAAHIFVFAASLVLAFLLKNDMRFQLYWMTTDFPVLLAFSLVIKMIVFAAFKQFQGWWRYVGILDLQTLSTAAFISTVIIYLSWMGCNTLVSYFPGMESTLNPILSFDQGIIILDLFTTIMLLSGLRLVVRLYYEEMRSEKAIKITNLLIVGAGDAGETLLREVLRMRVQKYNVIGLIDDDPAKRKVSIHGIPVIGTIDDLDLICEEYDVEEIAVAMPSAPQTQLRRIIQVSEGHKIKFSTVPSLTDITSGKLSVSQTREVDIADLLGREEVQLELDKIEEFLTGKTILVTGAGGSIGSEMCRQICPFKPKLLLLLEQAENPLFFIDRELKHKHPHVQTRALICNITDRERVSYLFANYRPDVVIHAAAHKHVPLMETNPGEPIKNNVLGTVNIANASDEYGAKSFVMISTDKAVNPTSLMGTSKRIAEMYIQSLNKNSKTHFVTVRFGNVLGSNGSVIPIFKKQIEEGGPVTVTHPDMRRYFMTIPEASKLVLQAATMGNGGEIFVLDMGEPVKIVDLARELITLSGYRPGEDIDVIFTGLRPGEKLFEELSIEGEDMKATRHPKISIWQNKAVDREVLLEGIEKIADIAKRQNHDEIVKGIKILVPEYIGETVYN, from the coding sequence ATGATTAGAAAAAAGCGGGCAAGAAAACGCGATAAAATACTGAAAACATTTGAGGCGATGGTTATCAAATACCGCACTCTTTTTATTATCGCTGCCCACATATTTGTATTTGCGGCTTCTTTAGTGCTGGCTTTTCTGCTGAAGAATGACATGCGGTTTCAGCTTTACTGGATGACTACAGATTTTCCTGTTCTGCTTGCTTTTTCGCTGGTCATAAAAATGATCGTATTTGCCGCCTTTAAGCAATTTCAGGGCTGGTGGCGGTACGTTGGAATACTTGACCTCCAAACCCTTTCTACTGCGGCTTTTATCAGCACAGTAATCATATATCTAAGCTGGATGGGGTGCAATACCCTTGTAAGCTACTTCCCTGGAATGGAATCAACGCTTAACCCAATCCTCTCCTTTGACCAGGGCATCATAATTCTTGATCTGTTCACCACGATAATGCTGCTTTCCGGATTACGGCTTGTAGTAAGGCTTTATTATGAGGAAATGCGGTCAGAGAAAGCAATAAAAATAACCAATCTGCTTATTGTCGGAGCTGGTGATGCGGGCGAGACACTCCTTCGCGAGGTACTCCGTATGCGTGTCCAAAAGTACAACGTAATAGGCCTGATAGATGATGACCCGGCCAAGAGAAAGGTCAGCATACACGGCATACCGGTTATTGGAACTATTGACGACCTTGACCTGATTTGTGAGGAATACGATGTTGAAGAAATAGCTGTGGCAATGCCAAGTGCCCCTCAAACTCAGCTCAGACGCATTATCCAGGTTTCAGAAGGACATAAAATAAAATTCTCTACAGTTCCTTCCCTTACCGATATAACGTCCGGCAAACTCAGCGTCTCGCAAACAAGAGAGGTGGACATAGCCGACCTTCTCGGCAGAGAAGAGGTTCAGCTTGAACTGGATAAGATCGAAGAATTCCTCACCGGAAAAACCATTCTGGTTACCGGTGCCGGCGGCTCCATTGGCTCGGAAATGTGCCGGCAGATTTGCCCTTTCAAACCCAAACTTCTGCTTTTGCTTGAGCAGGCGGAAAACCCGTTATTCTTTATAGACAGAGAACTTAAGCACAAACATCCTCATGTCCAAACACGTGCTTTAATCTGTAACATTACTGACAGAGAGCGTGTAAGTTATTTATTTGCCAACTACAGGCCCGATGTAGTGATACACGCTGCCGCCCACAAGCATGTGCCGCTGATGGAAACCAATCCCGGAGAGCCTATAAAGAACAATGTCTTAGGCACCGTTAATATCGCCAACGCTTCGGACGAATACGGCGCAAAATCATTCGTCATGATCAGCACTGACAAAGCGGTTAACCCAACGAGCCTGATGGGAACGTCAAAGAGAATCGCGGAAATGTATATCCAGAGTCTGAATAAAAACAGTAAAACTCATTTTGTTACTGTCCGATTTGGAAATGTATTGGGCTCAAACGGCTCTGTAATACCGATTTTCAAGAAACAAATCGAAGAAGGAGGCCCTGTCACAGTAACCCATCCTGATATGAGACGCTATTTTATGACAATTCCTGAAGCGAGCAAACTTGTTCTCCAGGCCGCCACAATGGGCAACGGCGGGGAGATATTCGTTCTGGATATGGGTGAACCTGTCAAGATAGTTGATTTGGCAAGAGAGCTGATAACGCTTAGCGGCTATCGGCCCGGCGAGGATATAGACGTGATTTTCACAGGCCTTCGTCCCGGAGAAAAGCTGTTTGAAGAACTATCTATTGAGGGCGAAGACATGAAAGCTACACGGCATCCAAAAATCAGTATATGGCAGAATAAAGCCGTTGACAGAGAGGTGCTCTTGGAAGGTATTGAGAAAATCGCCGATATAGCCAAAAGGCAAAATCACGACGAGATAGTCAAGGGGATAAAAATCCTGGTTCCAGAATATATCGGCGAAACGGTTTACAACTAA
- a CDS encoding pseudouridine synthase, which produces MAKLRLQKILANSGIDSRRNCEELIRDGKVRVNRRVVHELPAFADPDTDVITVHGKRIESTAKVYFLLNKPRGVICTNKDPHGRKKAVDFVPCSQRIFCVGRLDADTTGAIILTNDSELVNRLTHPKYKIAKTYEVVLKGRLDTKAIEKIQKGVWLSDGKTEPAKIRFIKRGPDENVLEVTITQGMNRQVRRIFSRFGLKVKRLKRTQIGSLTLKGVGPGNFKPLTKKQINYLIKPLVKRKPAVKKSSVKKEN; this is translated from the coding sequence TTGGCTAAGTTAAGATTACAAAAGATATTAGCAAACTCCGGGATTGATTCGAGACGGAACTGCGAAGAGCTCATTCGTGACGGCAAGGTAAGAGTCAACCGCAGGGTGGTACATGAGCTTCCGGCATTTGCTGACCCGGACACTGACGTCATCACCGTTCATGGCAAACGTATAGAGTCCACGGCTAAGGTTTATTTTCTTCTTAATAAGCCGCGGGGGGTAATATGCACAAATAAAGACCCTCACGGCAGAAAGAAAGCTGTTGATTTTGTGCCGTGTTCCCAACGCATTTTTTGTGTCGGCCGGTTAGATGCCGACACCACAGGAGCGATAATCCTTACCAATGACAGTGAGCTTGTCAATCGTCTTACACACCCAAAGTATAAAATAGCAAAGACTTACGAAGTTGTCTTGAAGGGGCGGCTGGATACCAAAGCCATAGAGAAAATCCAGAAAGGCGTTTGGCTCTCAGACGGCAAGACAGAGCCGGCTAAGATACGGTTTATCAAACGCGGCCCAGACGAGAACGTTTTAGAGGTAACAATAACTCAGGGTATGAACCGACAGGTGCGGCGGATTTTTTCCCGTTTTGGCCTGAAAGTCAAACGGCTCAAAAGAACCCAGATAGGTTCTTTGACACTCAAAGGCGTAGGGCCGGGAAATTTTAAGCCTTTAACAAAAAAGCAGATTAACTATCTTATAAAGCCTTTAGTTAAAAGAAAGCCGGCTGTTAAGAAGAGTTCTGTGAAAAAAGAAAATTAA
- the hflK gene encoding FtsH protease activity modulator HflK produces MSGNKYPMTPQKMASLIIFIFVIILVLSSISTVYYTVNTDENAVVTFLGKFNRVTGPGLHFKLPFGIERAEKVKVTTIFKEEFGYKTIKPGVQSTFDEQKQFDTSLMLCGDLSVAEVQWIVQYRVKDPKKYLFNIRDPQKIIRDTSESVMRMIVGDSSVDEVLTERRIEINDEVHQMMQTVLDSYESGISVEAVRLQDVNPPEEVRSAFNEVNAAQQDKEKMINQAAKEYNQIIPKVKGQAQQMIKQAEAYAVERVNEAEGNASRFVATWQEYKLSPDVTRRRLYLEAMNEVLPGIEKKYIIDNEVQSVLPLMQLGGK; encoded by the coding sequence ATGTCAGGAAATAAATATCCTATGACTCCACAGAAAATGGCGAGCTTAATCATATTTATATTCGTCATCATTTTGGTGTTAAGTTCAATATCGACGGTATATTACACTGTCAATACAGACGAAAACGCCGTAGTTACATTTTTAGGCAAGTTCAACCGTGTTACAGGCCCGGGCCTCCATTTTAAGCTGCCTTTTGGCATTGAGAGGGCCGAAAAGGTTAAGGTAACAACAATTTTCAAAGAGGAATTTGGTTACAAGACCATTAAGCCCGGAGTTCAAAGCACGTTTGACGAGCAAAAACAATTTGATACATCTCTTATGCTTTGCGGTGACCTTAGTGTCGCAGAGGTTCAATGGATTGTCCAGTACAGAGTAAAAGATCCAAAGAAATATTTATTTAACATAAGAGACCCGCAAAAAATAATTCGTGACACATCCGAATCGGTAATGCGAATGATTGTTGGTGATTCTTCTGTGGACGAAGTGCTTACAGAACGCAGGATTGAAATCAACGATGAGGTGCACCAGATGATGCAGACAGTGTTGGACTCGTACGAATCCGGCATAAGTGTTGAAGCGGTAAGGCTTCAGGATGTAAATCCCCCTGAAGAAGTTCGCTCGGCTTTTAATGAGGTTAATGCCGCCCAGCAGGATAAAGAAAAAATGATCAACCAGGCCGCCAAGGAGTACAACCAGATTATTCCAAAAGTCAAAGGCCAGGCTCAGCAGATGATAAAACAGGCCGAGGCCTATGCGGTAGAACGGGTTAATGAAGCAGAAGGTAATGCTTCGCGTTTTGTAGCAACATGGCAGGAGTACAAGTTGAGTCCGGATGTGACTCGTCGCAGGCTCTATCTTGAGGCTATGAATGAAGTGCTGCCCGGTATAGAAAAGAAATATATAATAGATAATGAAGTGCAGAGTGTTCTTCCACTTATGCAGCTGGGAGGTAAATAA
- the hflC gene encoding protease modulator HflC: MQNKLLITIAVIIFAAALLAKSFFYVVNEREQAVVTKFGEFKRAATTAGLHFKVPIIEDIRFFDKRILEWDGNPTQVPTLEKRYIWVDAFARWRIEDPLMFYQTLGNETLAHGKLDDVINSAVRNKISNQKLIETVRNTNREMLMKIDIEGERSQELTAVELGRAKLQQRIIEEASTSATKFGIEIVDIRIKRLNYVEQVRTRVYDRMIEERLRVAEKYRSEGEGEMMRIQGERENDEKRILSEAYRTSQEIKGKADAEAINIYADAYSNDPEFYSFLKTLDSYKENLGAKSTVILSTESEYFKYLNPEIMMSE, encoded by the coding sequence ATGCAGAATAAACTATTAATAACCATAGCAGTAATAATTTTCGCCGCGGCACTGCTTGCCAAATCTTTCTTTTATGTTGTCAATGAGCGCGAACAGGCTGTTGTGACTAAGTTTGGCGAGTTCAAAAGAGCGGCTACTACAGCCGGTCTGCACTTTAAAGTTCCAATAATCGAGGATATCAGATTCTTTGATAAACGAATTCTTGAATGGGACGGCAATCCGACACAGGTTCCTACTCTTGAGAAGCGGTATATTTGGGTTGATGCCTTTGCCCGCTGGCGTATTGAGGACCCTCTGATGTTTTATCAGACCCTTGGAAACGAGACTCTGGCGCACGGCAAGCTGGATGATGTCATCAACTCTGCCGTACGTAATAAGATTAGTAACCAGAAACTTATAGAGACGGTTCGTAACACCAACAGAGAGATGTTGATGAAGATTGATATTGAGGGTGAACGCAGCCAGGAGCTTACCGCCGTTGAACTTGGCAGGGCAAAACTGCAGCAGAGAATTATAGAAGAGGCAAGTACATCAGCAACTAAATTCGGAATCGAGATTGTCGATATCCGTATAAAACGTCTTAACTACGTAGAACAAGTCCGTACAAGGGTTTATGACCGTATGATTGAAGAGCGTCTCCGCGTGGCGGAAAAGTACCGCTCTGAAGGCGAGGGTGAGATGATGCGAATCCAGGGCGAACGAGAAAACGATGAGAAACGAATTCTATCTGAAGCCTACCGAACATCTCAAGAGATAAAGGGTAAGGCCGACGCAGAGGCTATCAATATTTATGCCGATGCTTACTCAAATGACCCTGAATTCTACAGTTTTCTGAAAACACTCGACAGCTATAAAGAAAACTTAGGTGCTAAAAGTACTGTCATTCTATCTACTGAGAGTGAATACTTTAAATACCTTAATCCCGAAATTATGATGAGTGAATAA
- a CDS encoding SpoVG family protein, with amino-acid sequence MEITEVRVKLVTNKDDRLKAFCSMTFDNCFVVRDIKIIEGANGLFVAMPSRKMSDHCDNCGGKNYLRARFCSNCGTKLDENRNPRGDHGRVKLHADIAHPIDSDCRDMIHHAIIKAFNEEVMRSGEPGYKPQDFDTPDY; translated from the coding sequence ATGGAGATTACCGAGGTTCGGGTGAAATTAGTAACGAATAAGGATGACCGTCTGAAGGCTTTTTGCTCTATGACTTTCGACAACTGCTTTGTTGTCAGAGACATAAAGATTATAGAAGGAGCTAACGGTCTGTTCGTGGCAATGCCGTCCAGGAAGATGAGCGACCACTGCGATAATTGCGGCGGTAAAAACTATCTTCGAGCGAGATTCTGTTCAAATTGCGGAACAAAACTTGACGAAAACCGCAATCCAAGAGGAGATCATGGGCGGGTTAAGCTCCATGCAGACATTGCCCATCCCATTGATTCTGATTGTAGAGATATGATCCACCATGCCATAATCAAAGCCTTCAACGAAGAAGTCATGCGATCCGGCGAACCCGGCTACAAGCCGCAAGATTTCGACACGCCGGATTATTGA
- the ispE gene encoding 4-(cytidine 5'-diphospho)-2-C-methyl-D-erythritol kinase, producing MDFLTTSGHKPQFEEDGKKLIVNAPAKINIFLLITPRRPDGFHGVETLMTKISWYDQIIIEKTNKNDIELICAGDCWAPDDDTNLVYRAAELLREQGKLRHGVKLTLVKNIPAGTGLGSASSDCASTFLGINRMFELGMSDSEMQDYCSQLGSDIAFFIGEPSSICGGRGEIIIRNIDISGFKTLLAIPDVKVSTKEAYKNFVFDKTRYETLRKRIIPEISEKFLDLRPSMCANMLENVCFMIEPQLKHLKECIEQKTGFEMMVTGSGSAMFSLPGKKAVFDNEIITNVFEHCKCKGVIVNNNKW from the coding sequence ATGGATTTTTTAACAACTTCCGGTCACAAACCTCAATTTGAAGAGGACGGCAAGAAACTGATTGTAAACGCCCCTGCAAAAATAAACATATTTCTTTTGATTACACCCCGCCGCCCCGATGGTTTCCACGGTGTCGAAACCTTAATGACCAAGATTTCATGGTATGATCAGATAATTATTGAGAAGACCAATAAAAACGATATCGAGTTGATATGCGCCGGCGACTGCTGGGCTCCGGATGATGACACAAACCTTGTCTATCGTGCAGCTGAACTGCTCCGGGAACAAGGCAAATTGCGTCATGGTGTAAAACTTACTCTTGTTAAGAACATTCCTGCCGGAACCGGCCTGGGAAGTGCCAGCAGTGACTGCGCTTCTACTTTTTTAGGGATCAACAGGATGTTTGAACTGGGCATGAGTGATTCTGAAATGCAGGATTACTGCTCACAGCTCGGCAGCGATATTGCGTTTTTTATTGGAGAGCCTTCTTCAATTTGCGGGGGCAGAGGCGAAATAATAATCAGAAATATAGATATTTCCGGGTTTAAAACATTGCTGGCAATTCCAGATGTAAAAGTTTCCACCAAAGAGGCTTACAAGAATTTTGTTTTTGACAAAACAAGATACGAGACGCTAAGAAAGCGAATAATTCCTGAAATTTCTGAAAAATTTCTTGATTTGCGGCCCAGTATGTGCGCAAATATGCTTGAGAATGTGTGTTTCATGATTGAGCCGCAATTGAAACATTTAAAAGAATGCATTGAGCAGAAAACCGGCTTTGAGATGATGGTGACAGGCAGCGGCTCTGCAATGTTCTCTTTGCCTGGTAAAAAAGCAGTGTTTGATAACGAAATAATTACGAATGTCTTTGAGCACTGCAAATGCAAAGGCGTAATAGTGAATAACAACAAATGGTAA